One Numenius arquata chromosome 10, bNumArq3.hap1.1, whole genome shotgun sequence DNA segment encodes these proteins:
- the ABHD18 gene encoding protein ABHD18 — protein sequence MGVSKLDVLYRKLLLTKLFIRGWGKPEDLKRIFEFRKIIGNREKCQTLVSKDYPVFIDKVEEQSDCKILEGHFISPMAHYVPGILPVESLVARFQFIIPKRWNSKHRPVCIHLAGTGDHHFWRRRTLMARPMIKEACMASLLLENPYYGCRKPKDQLRSCLKNVSDLFVMGGALVLESAALLHWLEREGYGPLGMTGISMGGHMASLAVTNWPKPLPLIPCLSWSTASAVFTTGVLSKAVNWRELEKQYFTQTVYEEEIIQMLEYCGTDSFKMGQDFVKNFPDSVDSLEDVDVTSRMFDFDSSNKTVSKEAVHSFTTSKSTLSTSSERLLIQDAPKMQCINQTFSTSSNSNKNLTSQQGHRINKRRKSDTLQRESLRFMKGVMDECTHVANFSVPVDPSLIIVVQAKEDAYIPRTGVRSLQEIWPGCEIRYLEGGHVSAYLFKQGLFRQAIYDAFDRFLQKYAV from the exons ATGGGTGTAAGTAAATTAGATGTCTTGTACAGAAAGCTTCTCCTCACTAAACTTTTCATCagaggatggggaaagccagAGGATCTGAAAAG AATATTTGAATTCAGAAAGATTATTGGAAACAGGGAAAAATGCCAGACGCTGGTTTCGAAAGATTACCCAGTGTTCATTGACAAG GTTGAGGAGCAATCCGACTGTAAAATCCTTGAGGGGCACTTCATTTCCCCAATGGCTCATTATGTCCCAGGTATCCTGCCAGTCGAGTCTCTTGTAGCAAG ATTTCAGTTCATCATACCCAAAAGATGGAATAGCAAGCACAGACCTGTGTGCATTCATTTAGCAGGCACTGGAGACCAT CACTTCTGGAGGAGACGTACGTTAATGGCACGCCCAATGATTAAAGAAGCCTGTATGGCTTCCCTGTTGCTAGAAAATCCTTATT ATGGCTGCCGAAAACCTAAGGATCAGTT ACGGTCATGTTTAAAAAATGTCTCGGACctgtttgtgatgggaggagctCTTGTTCTAGAATCGGCAGCTCTTTTGCACTGGCTAGAGAGAGAAGGCTATGGACCGCTAGGGATGACTGGAATATCCATGGGAGGACAT ATGGCTTCACTGGCAGTGACAAACTGGCCTAAACCGTTGCCACTGATTCCATGTCTTTCCTGGTCAACAGCTTCTGCAGTCTTTACTACG GGTGTGTTGAGCAAGGCAGTGAACTGGAGAGAGCTAGAGAAACAGTATTTTACGCAAACTGTTTATGAAGAAGAAATCATTCAAATGCTTGAATACTGTGGT ACGGATTCTTTCAAGATGGGACAAGACTTTGTTAAAAACTTCCCTGACAGTGTGGACAGTCTGGAGGATGTGGACGTGACATCCCGAATGTTTGACTTTGATTCCTCAAACAAGACTGTATCTAAAGAAGCTGTTCACAGCTTTACCACAAGTAAAAGTACTCTAAGCACCTCATCAGAAAGACTCTTAATACAAGATGCTCCTAAAATGCAGTGCATAAATCAAACATTTTCAACCAGTAGCAATAGCAATAAGAACTTAACCAGCCAACAAGGACACAggataaataaaagaagaaagagtgaCACTTTACAGAGGGAATCCTTGAGGTTCATGAAAGGAGTAATGGATGAATGTACCCATGTAGCCAACTTCTCAg ttccAGTTGACCCAAGTTTAATCATAGTTGTACAAGCTAAGGAAGATGCATATATTCCTCGAACTGGGGTGCGCAGTCTTCAAGAAATCTGGCCTGGATGTGAAATTAGGTATCTGGAGGGAGGTCACGTCAGTGCCTACCTCTTCAAACAAGGACTCTTTAG aCAAGCGATTTATGATGCATTCGACcgttttcttcagaaatatgcaGTTTAA